The sequence TGAAACTATTAATATTTCAGCTGGATCTTTAGCTATAAATAGAGATGAAGCAAGAGAGGGTTTCTACGAGAGATATCAAAGAGCTTCTTCTAGTGAAGCAATAGTTTTTAGTCTGTTAGATTTTTCTTGGCATTCAATGAGCCAAGGAGGCTTTTAagcttaaaaatattattggaGAATTCCTGAAAGCTGTTCTTGTTCAGCATCACATCCCTTGTTTCActaaaaaattttcacattaaaaaaaaaaaaaaaaaaaaaaaaaaaaagagtctaacCCGAGACCTGAAAAACCGACCCGATTTTCCTGGTCGGGTTGGGTTTCAGACAGCCAAACCTGATTTCtattgggttgggttttgggTCACAGTAAACCCGACCCGACACAACCCAATATCACTCCTAATTAGGAGGACACCACCAGTCTAATCCTTGTAAGCAAATTTGTAACTTCATTCATGGCATATAAAATTTATGTCATGGGTCATGTTGGTGTCTTTGGAAAATGATTTATCTTCCGCAGCCCAAAAGGCAGAAGACAAGGATTGGACAAGTTGGTGCTTTGCGACCTAGCCTCAAATCGTGTCACAATGGTTGGTCTTACTCTTCCCAAGCTCAGTAAAATCAATAGGTATGGATCAATGTCGTATTCCCAATATTACAATTGTTGGCTTCTGGTGTACCTGGAAGCCCAAACTCTCTTTGAAGATATTCAGCTAATGCCGAGGGAGATAGTTGATTTTTTAGGCCAAAGAGGTGGCGCCGTAGTATATATTATACTAGAATACTGCACTAATTCTGAGCTGGAGTCTAATAATTCCCCTGGGCCTCCTACGTTTTACGGAGGACTTTTATTAAGCTCTAAATCAAAGAGAGATTGACAGAGTGATTTTAATAACGATAAAAGAAGAAGACTCTAATTTCTACAGTGAAATTAAACTTTCTCTATACCccgtttttacattttttttttccctgttgaTTGATAGATTACTGTGAGACGAAAAAAAAGTGCATGTACAGAACGTTAATACATGAGGTTAATTTTCAACCAATTTTCCCTTCACTCCTGGACATATTATGGTTAGTGATCTAAACCGATTATAACCTCATGTAAATTAACCTTGGATTATTCTATGGTTAGCACGCCTAAGGTTAATCTAGTGTTCTTTTAGTATATAAACCCTACATTTGGTTTATTATAACACAAGAGTTTACTATTGTGGATATAGGCAATTAGGTTAAATCACATAAACATTCGAGTTTACTTTCTCTTTCATACTTCTACTCATCACTCAATCATTTAACATCTCTAACATGGTATGAGAGCCAACCTCCTACAACATGACGCGTGTGTTTTTAGCATAGGTGGTCCAAACTAATTGTAGGTTCATGTATTTGTAAAAAAGCAAATTTACTTTGGATTAGTCTATGGAATTTGCTTAAGGTTAGTCTGGATATTGCCTAGTATATATGTAAGTCTTACATTGAATTCAATGTAACACAAGAGTTTAATAGTAAATATGTACCCATCAACTTTTACGTTTGTTCTCTCTTTTATGCTTTCACTCGTCACTCAATCATCCAACAACTTTGATactcaatttaaaataaaaaattaacggctatgaaatttaattagaatataacaatttctcaacaaaaattctttcaaatcatTCGCTCAAAGAATCATTCACATttgattataaaatatttatagatcaaaagaagaagattagaAATTTGGTCTAGCaatatttatatgcattgtcATCTATGTTAGATTCTTTttggaagaaaacaaaatctagGTTAGATTTGgccaaaatgggcttttgccctttcttattaaaaaatccagcaaaatGCCTCAcgtttgaaactatttagggaaaTGTCCATATTtcgaaactcgattttctaaaaatcgagtttcaaatgtaaaactcaatttttggaATATCGAGTTATAGCGAATGTggacttagaaaaaaaaaacgttttttggaactcgagtaccatgtgaagttcatggaactcgagttcccaaaaaaaaaaatttttttttttttttaattttcaattcgTTATAACTCGACtgtctaaaaatcgagttttaaattgaaactcgatttttagaaaatcaagtttcataacagaagtattttcctaattagtttcaAACGTGGAGCattttgctggattttttaaaaagtaaggGCAAAGGCCCATTTTCTCCGGTTAGATTCATTAAAAAGCTTTCAGACATTCGGTggaaatattaattaaacaaacagAACTTCTCATTTCATGTGGactaattaaactaattaaaaagcTAATTCGTATCACTTTTGCATGTATAGTAGTACAATTATATAAAACTACAAGTGGTTGGGAATATTAAAACCTTCCTCAATACTCCTAGACACTCCTTCAAAACTTTATTCCCAAAATACTCAAAATTTATGTGTATCAAAAGAGAGGTACACACAAGTAAGGCAGAATAAAGcgaaaagaaatataaaaaagtatgGCACCATAGATGGAAACATACCAAAACACTGTTACAAGGTAAGCATCCCAAACTCAATAGAAATATGACCATATAACCAGATAAGCAAGGGATCATTAAGGATCATCTAGTTAATTAATAGGTATCTGCTTAgcttaacaaagaaaaaacaaacccATCAAAATTTCGTAGTTTCTATATCAAGCATTGGAGCTGAAGAAGAAACTTCCAAACAATCATCTTCCAGGTCCACCAACTTTTAACAGAAAACCCATGCACTAAAAAGAGTCCATTTGAAAGTTCTCATCAACTTTTTGTACCTCAATTCTTCCATTTCTGTTTTGAGCTGGTTGCAACAGTGTGACCACTTCTGCCTTGCGGGAATTAACTCGGCCGATAAGGTTTgtgcaattaattttttttttttttggatgaatttgTACAGATATAGTTTTAACTAGTTCTTCTTTCTGTTACTATTGTTAGCATCATTTTTCACTTGAACAGATTTGTAGGCCTTGTTCAGTTGATCATAGACCTAATTTAGTCCATCATTTACCATTTACGTGTAGATATTGCATGCGCATTTACCATTTACGTGTTGAAATTGCATGCGCATTTGACTCATGCTGAGGgtgccttttatttttctaattttaagaTAGTCCACATTAATTAGGTGACTGTAATTTTGTAAAAAGAGAgtaaaacacaaatatttatcTGGAAGGAATAATTAACATATGAATGCAAATTTTATGTCTTACTTTTTTGTATTAATTCACTTTATGCTCAATCAATTATAACTTGACGtgtgtatgattttttttttttttaatttttgattatTTCATAAAGAAAGTAAATGAAATAGATTACAATTTGTGATTAGTGGAGTATAGAgtgaaacataatttttttttagagaaagtaaaacacaaaaagtgagatagaagatttatattcttctaaatattttttacccCAATAGCTTGAAAGTtaaaactatcatttttttGAAGTTCTACGTCACCAATGAATACAAAAAGGtctaagaaagaaaattaagttGGAAGTTTACAATATAATTTAGTTAACATTTGGGGATAGGGGttataatttttgtagtttttcaCTCTTGCTCCGATTTTAAGGTAGCCACGAATGTAGATGATGGTAGCCACCtgtaatcaataaaaaaaaattgtaacatatACATGGTTATATATTTATGCGTAAGAAGGTAGCCACGAATGAATGAAAGACTTAGAGCCTGTTTGGCCAACAAAATTtgatcactcaatttccgtcactcaatttccatcactcatcactcataactcatcacttatcactcaatttttcacatctgtttgccttcatcactcactatttttcacactatttgggGGGCCCATGCCTGTCACggtgcagcttttttttttttttttttgttacccAGAACCgaccagtgaaaaaaaaaaaaaaaaaaaaaaaaaaacaaaaaaacccagtgaagaccgaacccagtgaagaagaaaggaaaaaaaaaaagtcagttgGTCAAAAGTTGCTGCTGAgtgggtccctcatgtgtgtttaattacaaaaatgtcattaagttatgagttatggaaactgaaaacagccaaaaggtgttttcagtttccataactcataactcaaaaatcagagaattgagtggaTAGACAAAAAATTGGAAACTGAGTTATGGCTTGcgaaacaaacttttttttgagaattgagatgggtcccaccatttttgagaattgagttatggaaactgagaattgagtgatgagaattgccaatccaaacagccccttacCCGTCCCCTTCTTCTTGTTCTCTGCTCTCATTCTGATTGTGTGCTTGTTTTTGTGAACTTTTTAagtaatataataaaagaaaaaagaaattttatagttattatatatatatatatatatatatagatgtaaCAACGTCCCAAGTTTGTAATATGCTTTTCTTTgcacattaaaaataattataatttttttttatatcctaaatgataaatgtaaaaattcataaatactACTCACCACCTCAGtaagttatgaaaatattatgaaaaatgttgttgtgGGTGCCCGAGAACCGAGGATGAAGTTGAAGAGTTGCAACATTGGTGTGGAAATGCCACGGGCTACGGTCCCGAGGAGGAAGGTCACCCGAGGAGAGAAAGGGATGAGCCAAAGTACTCTAAGGCATTCCCAGTGGGAATGAGGATCTAAAGAAAGAGAGTCAGTGGTCATAGGGGAAATTTCTAGTTTAGAGTAGCttgtcacctccgcattaaatggtGGACAACAATTTTATCAGCTACATTGATAAGGAAGTGACCTGAACAGTGTAAGTCATAGTTAAGCAAACTCCTTCCACCACCTTCTTCAGAGGTAGAAAGAGACAAGTGTCATGAGAGAAAGCCAATTAGGTAGGAATGGAGGAGTATATAAGAAATAAGGGGTTTACAAAAAGGAGGGATCGAAACACAAGTAAAAAAGCACAGAGAATCAGAGTGAGAAGAGTGAATAGTAATAATTCTTATGTAATTGAGGTCTCCTCGGGCCAATCAGTATTGACAAAGTGGTTCTTCCCTATAATAAGATTGGCCTTTTTTGTTCCTTATTTTTCTCCTTGGGCGGAGTCACCCTTTGGTTGTTTGTTTCCCTTtcttataaattcattgtttaggGTCACAATTGGAACAAACCCAACCTCAATTCTTAGTGGGCCTAGGCTGTTGGTTCCTTTGGTCCCCTACAGTTGTGTTTATAACAACTCTAAAGCAAACTCGAtttgaataaattcaataatcagattaagtcaaaatttttaatttttgatgctaagttcttttttgttgggaagataaaaaacaaaggataattttagaaatctaTATTTAAGTTTAACATAATTCATGCATGCCATAATTAATACGTTAATATAATATACCGCTAGGCTCAACTCAAAACACTTGGTGAAATAGTGTCACCCTACATTCAAGTGGAGGATAAAATATACTTGTATTTTCGGTTTTTATCatgcttttattattaaaagtagaagaataaaaaagtggggatagttttttacttttcttctcaTTACCATTTTCTCTCATGTTTTTTCCTCAATttggaaaggaaagaaaaaatgatagaCCCAAGTAAAAAAGCCCCATCTTTCCGCTTTTCTTTTCTATCCCTTTGTACTCCAACCaaacaatgaaaaataacattttcttttccCATTTCTTTCCCCATTTTCTATCATCTTTCTCTTTAATTCCAGTCCATTGGCTAGGCAACAAGACATGTATAGCCTACAGTTTTAAATCAATGACAAGgtttttcaattcctttttcatttttggtttagAAATGGAAGTTAAAgtgataataataagaaaactttgctAATTTTTCAGCTACATCTCACAAAAGGGGAAACCATGCACCTAGATTTGATTCCAGGAAAATTGAAGGTCCTTTGGGATGTATGGGGTATTGATACCCTAGTCATGGTGAGCATAGCGTTGCAAGTCATTCTCACTCTCCTTGGTAGCCGCAGAAGATACATCCCAGGACTTAAGATAAGATTCACAATTTGGTTTGCCTACTTGTTGTCAGGTTCAGTTGCAAAGGTTATTATAGGTAAGCTCACCACAATAGAAATCAGTGACACTAAGAAACACGATGTCACCTTGGAACTAGAGGCGCTGCTTGCACCCATGCTCTTGGTTCAAATTGGGAATCCGGATACCATTACTGCCTATTCAATAGAAGATAATAAACTTGGATTGAGGCAGTCACTTAACTTACTCTTCCAAGTGGGTGTGGTAGTGTATATCCTTGTTAGGTGTTGGAATAGTTCTTTGCTGTCCATCCTATATTTGCCAACATTTTTGGCCGGAGTAATCAAGTATGGAGAGTTGGCATGGGCTCTTAAGTCAGCATTAAGGAATTATGGTTTAACCATTGAAGAAATAAACCATGAAGAAAATGTTCCTTATTTATTCCGAAGGCTACCTAAGGACATTCCTGGTCTAGAGTTAATCTTAAAGGCTTATTACCGCTTTAATTGCTTGAAGCCTCACCTTGAGAACTGGCTTTATAAGCCCTTATATGAATCTCTTCCATGGATGTCCATTGATGCATATTCAGCTGAGGATGTCTTCAGAATCACAGATTCTGAACTTGGCTTCATGTACGATGTGCTCTATACAAAGGCACCTGTAACATATACGTGGGTAGGTTATATTCTCCGTGTCATCAGTTTTTTCAGTTTAGCATCAACTTTCTGTGCATTCACAATCATGTTCAAGACTGCCATTTTACATCATATGGATGCTGGCTTTACCTTCTTGGTACTAATTGCAGCTATCATTCTAGAGGTTTATCAAATCTTACTATTACCCTTTTCAGATTGGGCAATAATTGAAATAACTAAGCACCATGATATGCCAATTATGATGCCATTCTTGCGATTTATAGTCCCAAGAGcaaataaatggaaaagatgGTCTAATTTATTGGGACAATTCAATTTGTTAAACTTCTGCCTTCATGATAAGCCACTGAAGTTCGATAGAATCCTCAAGTTTCGAGGCTTTGATATGGAGTACAAAAAGAGCAAGAGTAGGACCCGTGTGGAGTTGGCTAAAGGATTGAAAGAACTTATGGTGCAAGAAATGAAAGAGGTGGATGCAATGAGAGATTTAAAGCCC is a genomic window of Quercus lobata isolate SW786 chromosome 2, ValleyOak3.0 Primary Assembly, whole genome shotgun sequence containing:
- the LOC115973877 gene encoding uncharacterized protein LOC115973877: MHLDLIPGKLKVLWDVWGIDTLVMVSIALQVILTLLGSRRRYIPGLKIRFTIWFAYLLSGSVAKVIIGKLTTIEISDTKKHDVTLELEALLAPMLLVQIGNPDTITAYSIEDNKLGLRQSLNLLFQVGVVVYILVRCWNSSLLSILYLPTFLAGVIKYGELAWALKSALRNYGLTIEEINHEENVPYLFRRLPKDIPGLELILKAYYRFNCLKPHLENWLYKPLYESLPWMSIDAYSAEDVFRITDSELGFMYDVLYTKAPVTYTWVGYILRVISFFSLASTFCAFTIMFKTAILHHMDAGFTFLVLIAAIILEVYQILLLPFSDWAIIEITKHHDMPIMMPFLRFIVPRANKWKRWSNLLGQFNLLNFCLHDKPLKFDRILKFRGFDMEYKKSKSRTRVELAKGLKELMVQEMKEVDAMRDLKPITQRGQWALERYGCLNHEFKWSVKRDFDKSISIWHIATDICYHSDVQNAIANSQIEMGKLLSNYMMYLLAMRPHMLCTTTSDIIFQHTYTTLLTFLRTRPSITRDESEACRILRIEELPKELDFNRNKETMVTSNWHVLNDAQRLARSLMSRENRWHIISSVWVEMLCYAASNCPMDFHAEQLRRGGGLITHVWLLLAHKTDKFYTSE